The following are encoded in a window of Artemia franciscana chromosome 5, ASM3288406v1, whole genome shotgun sequence genomic DNA:
- the LOC136026795 gene encoding probable RNA-binding protein 46, with the protein KKQNLISINMRTGYKLVQENGQRIYGGPPPNWMGPPPPKWSEVFIGKLQRDIFEDTLVPIFERVGFIYEMRLMMDFSGTNRGFCFVTYSTPEVAARAVKELDRFPIRPNYRLGVTVSIDNCRLFIGGLPNDKNREEIFDEISRVTEGVVDVICYPGIADKSKSRGFAFVEYESHKAAAMARRKLLPQTILLFEQRVAVDWAEPMVGDEIMKNVSLIFVMDLITDSNDPFSVS; encoded by the coding sequence GCGAACAGGGTATAAGCTGGTTCAAGAAAATGGTCAGCGCATATATGGCGGCCCGCCACCAAACTGGATGGGGCCCCCTCCTCCCAAATGGAGTGAAGTTTTTATTGGCAAGCTTCAAAGAGATATTTTCGAAGATACACTAGTTCCGATTTTTGAAAGAGTAGGATTTATTTATGAAATGAGGCTGATGATGGATTTCTCTGGAACAAATCGTGGCTTTTGTTTTGTAACTTATTCAACCCCGGAGGTGGCAGCCAGGGCTGTGAAGGAACTTGATAGATTTCCAATCCGTCCCAATTATCGTCTAGGAGTCACTGTTTCGATTGACAATTGCAGACTGTTCATTGGGGGCCTACCTAATGATAAAAATCGAGAAGAAATCTTTGATGAAATATCTCGAGTTACGGAAGGAGTTGTTGATGTCATTTGCTACCCTGGTATTGCTGACAAATCCAAATCGCGAGGCTTTGCATTTGTGGAATATGAGAGCCATAAAGCGGCAGCGATGGCACGTCGCAAATTGCTGCCACAAACAATTCTTTTGTTTGAGCAGAGAGTAGCAGTCGATTGGGCTGAGCCTATGGTCGGTGACGAAATCATGAAAAAtgtaagtttaatttttgttatggACTTAATCACAGATTCTAATGATCCATTTTCTGTTTCATAG